The following coding sequences are from one Prochlorococcus sp. MIT 1314 window:
- the pyrC gene encoding dihydroorotase, protein MKTLTIIKPDDWHLHLREGLVLKNIIHFTSELFGRAIVMPNTKNPITSIDSAISYKKSILEALPESSKFEPLMTMYLTDDTDKEELINGFKDNVFFAAKLYPANATTNSSHGVKKIENLYKIFESMQDSGMPLLIHGEVTDPEVDIFDREEVFIDRELSPIAERFPKLKIVLEHITTSYAVDFVQEKNIGATITPHHLHINRNAMFFGGLNSDFYCLPVAKREKNRLALRSAATSGKECFFLGSDSAPHLRKWKAFCGCAGIFNSPVAIESYLTVFEEENALDNFEKFASLNGPSFYNVPPNKEKLKLVSRSNKIPEFIDVVEEKNIVGQIKPFHAGETLKWQVEGITN, encoded by the coding sequence ATGATTGGCATTTACATTTAAGAGAAGGTCTTGTATTAAAAAATATTATTCATTTTACTTCAGAGTTGTTTGGAAGAGCTATCGTCATGCCGAATACTAAAAATCCCATAACATCTATAGATAGCGCTATTTCTTATAAAAAATCTATTCTTGAAGCTTTACCTGAAAGTTCTAAATTTGAACCATTAATGACAATGTATCTTACAGATGATACTGACAAAGAAGAACTAATAAATGGTTTCAAAGATAATGTCTTTTTTGCAGCAAAATTATATCCAGCTAATGCTACAACAAATTCCAGTCATGGAGTTAAGAAAATAGAAAATCTATATAAGATTTTTGAATCAATGCAAGATTCTGGCATGCCTCTTTTAATTCACGGGGAAGTGACTGATCCTGAAGTGGATATATTCGATCGAGAGGAAGTTTTTATAGATAGAGAACTTTCTCCAATAGCTGAAAGATTTCCAAAATTAAAAATTGTTTTAGAACATATAACAACCTCCTATGCAGTGGATTTTGTTCAAGAAAAAAATATTGGAGCAACTATAACTCCTCATCATTTACACATAAATAGAAATGCAATGTTTTTTGGAGGCTTAAATAGTGATTTTTACTGTTTACCAGTCGCTAAGAGAGAGAAAAATAGACTTGCTTTAAGGAGCGCTGCAACAAGTGGGAAAGAGTGTTTTTTCTTGGGAAGTGACTCTGCTCCACACCTTAGAAAGTGGAAAGCTTTTTGCGGTTGTGCTGGTATTTTTAATTCGCCAGTAGCAATAGAAAGCTATTTAACAGTTTTTGAAGAGGAAAATGCTCTAGATAATTTTGAGAAATTTGCAAGCTTGAATGGCCCTAGTTTTTATAATGTTCCCCCAAACAAAGAAAAATTAAAATTAGTTTCTAGATCTAATAAAATTCCAGAATTTATTGATGTTGTTGAAGAAAAAAATATTGTCGGACAAATAAAACCATTTCATGCTGGTGAAACTTTAAAATGGCAAGTAGAAGGTATAACAAATTAA
- a CDS encoding DUF3721 domain-containing protein produces the protein MSILSLSCSNKPVEKEMKMPMLFDTKEQAEKEAYKFDCEGAHQMGDKWMPCSIHEHNH, from the coding sequence ATGTCAATTCTTTCGTTAAGTTGTTCAAATAAACCCGTCGAAAAAGAAATGAAAATGCCAATGTTATTTGATACAAAAGAACAGGCTGAAAAAGAAGCTTATAAATTTGACTGTGAAGGCGCTCATCAAATGGGAGATAAATGGATGCCATGCAGTATTCATGAACATAACCATTAA
- a CDS encoding NAD(P)H-quinone oxidoreductase subunit L, protein MESFFNNSLATLIAYIGVISIYLLVIPLFLFYWMNNRWNVMGKFERLGIYGLVFLFFPGLILFSPFLNLRLKGSGKG, encoded by the coding sequence ATGGAAAGTTTTTTCAATAATTCATTAGCTACTTTAATTGCATATATCGGAGTTATTTCCATCTATTTATTGGTTATTCCATTATTTCTATTTTACTGGATGAATAATAGATGGAATGTTATGGGCAAATTTGAAAGATTAGGAATTTATGGACTTGTATTTCTATTCTTCCCAGGTTTAATTTTATTTTCTCCATTTTTAAATCTCAGATTAAAAGGAAGTGGTAAAGGGTAA
- a CDS encoding DUF3007 family protein, whose amino-acid sequence MTKGKVIQIGIFVSLIGLISFELAPQIGIDNFTATTISSCILILIVITWVTSYVYRVVNGKMTFMEQRKRYRKKYEKVVNDKLETKFNSLSKEEQEKLMKDLEKNL is encoded by the coding sequence TTGACTAAAGGTAAAGTTATACAAATAGGAATATTCGTCTCATTAATAGGATTAATTAGTTTTGAACTTGCACCTCAAATTGGCATCGACAATTTTACAGCCACTACCATCTCGAGTTGTATCTTAATTCTGATTGTTATTACCTGGGTAACATCTTATGTTTATAGAGTTGTAAATGGAAAAATGACGTTTATGGAACAAAGGAAGCGTTATAGAAAAAAGTATGAAAAAGTTGTTAATGATAAACTAGAGACTAAGTTTAATTCGTTGTCAAAGGAAGAGCAGGAAAAACTAATGAAAGATTTAGAAAAAAATCTCTAA
- the trpA gene encoding tryptophan synthase subunit alpha, with protein MKDNKMQITKNESLSKVDKKFYELKNNKKLALMPFIMAGDPNIEITSEILLKLQENGADLIELGIPYSDPLADGPVIQLAASRALKSGINPRKVITILEDLKGKLNIPIILFSYLNPLLCFGFKQFCEMASNAGVSGLIIPDLPLEEAYKFSKIVSKHSMDLILLVAPTTPFERMKQISNHTKGFTYLVSVTGVTGERNKMENRVENLIAKLKEVNTNPIAVGFGISTPEHVNKVREWGADGVIIGSAFVKRISSSSEKDVVDNVGQFCKDMRLAADQKI; from the coding sequence ATGAAAGATAACAAAATGCAAATTACTAAAAATGAATCTTTATCAAAGGTAGATAAGAAGTTTTATGAGTTAAAAAATAATAAAAAATTAGCTTTGATGCCTTTTATTATGGCTGGGGATCCCAATATTGAAATAACCTCTGAGATCTTATTAAAGTTACAAGAAAATGGAGCTGATCTTATTGAATTAGGCATCCCATACAGTGATCCACTTGCAGACGGACCAGTTATTCAATTGGCGGCCTCTCGAGCCTTAAAGTCAGGTATTAACCCAAGAAAAGTAATTACAATTTTAGAGGATTTAAAAGGTAAATTAAATATTCCCATCATACTTTTTTCTTACTTAAATCCTTTACTATGTTTTGGCTTTAAGCAGTTTTGTGAGATGGCATCTAATGCAGGAGTTTCTGGACTAATAATTCCTGATCTCCCTTTAGAGGAAGCTTATAAATTTTCTAAAATAGTTAGTAAACATTCTATGGACTTGATTTTATTGGTTGCTCCAACTACTCCTTTTGAGAGAATGAAACAAATATCAAATCATACAAAAGGATTTACTTATTTAGTAAGTGTTACAGGTGTCACTGGTGAGAGAAACAAGATGGAAAATAGAGTAGAAAATCTTATTGCCAAATTAAAAGAGGTAAATACTAATCCAATTGCTGTTGGGTTTGGAATATCCACCCCTGAACATGTTAATAAAGTTCGTGAGTGGGGAGCAGATGGAGTAATAATTGGTAGTGCATTTGTAAAACGAATTTCTAGTTCAAGTGAAAAAGATGTCGTTGATAATGTTGGTCAATTTTGTAAAGATATGCGTTTAGCCGCTGATCAAAAAATATAA